The proteins below are encoded in one region of Triticum aestivum cultivar Chinese Spring chromosome 1B, IWGSC CS RefSeq v2.1, whole genome shotgun sequence:
- the LOC123125033 gene encoding trihelix transcription factor GTL1 isoform X1 codes for MQQQQQPQHQGGGRGQQFGLHTPEMPPFSPSRTTGQQRISMAEAPSPISSRPPAPGPPPPQQQQLNNELAGAGAVAFDEEALAAGEEGLGGGAGGNRWPRQETLALLKIRSDMDAAFRDATLKGPLWEEVSRKLAEEGYRRNAKKCKEKFENVHKYYKRTKDSRAGRNDGKTYRFFRQLEAMQSTAAPTASAPPPATAVGVPGVVVPTAVRPLAEPPPVGAAAAATAGLPTPVVVGNLSFSTSNTEEYSDEDDSDNEGTDDMGGGADERGKRKRTSEGGAAAGSGGDAGSGKMMRFFEGLMKQVMERQEAMQQRFLEAIEKREQDRMIREEAWRRQEMARLAREQEILGQERAMAATRDAAVLSFIQKITGQTIPMPSIAAQAITFMPPPPPSQPHATPIAYSAAPVHPRPPSSQPPATHSPPQPQPSPRQQKPPTMPPVTPQPHKSPAPATPQLQQQAPVVNSSCMDIVVAPPSEAPHDSSGYDGSGGGSGPASSRWPKAEVHALIQLRSNLDMRYQEAGPKGPLWEEISAGMRRMGYNRSSKRCKEKWENINKYFKKVKESNKKRPEDSKTCPYFHQLEALYRNKAALGSPSGAGGALALPPPAVHANAAPQERIEAFTVAAPISQTAPQQPPVAKNDASNAGNGNGNGGGVSAGVSGGVQRLAASNGGSRFVFSEAGGDAAAKKPEGIMKETTMEQRQPQPQPQAAQQAAINSYNRTGGGGAESDNMDEDDEDEDDYEDEDEEDDLDGNKTQYKIQFQGQQQHQNQHQQHHHNVVRPNATSSGGGNPPGAAAPSAPAAATTTAGSFLGMVQ; via the exons atgcagcagcagcagcaaccgcaGCATCAGGGTGGAGGCCGGGGGCAGCAGTTCGGCCTGCATACCCCAGAGATGCCGCCATTCTCGCCGTCCAGGACCACCGGCCAGCAGCGGATCTCGATGGCCGAGGCGCCCTCGCCCATCAGCAGCCGCCCGCCGGCgcctgggccgccgccgccgcagcagcagcagctcaacaACGAGCTAGCAGGTGCCGGCGCTGTGGCCTTCGACGAAGAGGCGCTCGCGGCCGGCGAGGAAGGTttgggcggcggcgctggaggaaacCGGTGGCCGCGGCAGGAGACCCTGGCGCTGCTCAAGATCCGGTCGGACATGGACGCCGCCTTCCGGGACGCCACCCTCAAGGGCCCACTCTGGGAAGAGGTCTCCAG GAAGCTGGCCGAGGAGGGGTACAGGCGGAACGCTAAGAAGTGCAAGGAGAAGTTCGAGAACGTTCACAAGTACTACAAGCGCACCAAGGACAGCCGCGCCGGCCGCAACGACGGCAAGACGTACCGCTTCTTCCGACAGCTCGAGGCGATGCAAAGCACGGCGGCTCCGACGGCATCGGCCCCGCCGCCAGCGACAGCCGTTGGAGTGCCTGGGGTGGTGGTCCCCACGGCCGTACGCCCCCTCGCCGAGCCGCCGCCTGTTGGTGCCGCGGCCGCCGCTACGGCTGGCCTGCCGACGCCGGTGGTGGTGGGCAACTTGAGCTTCTCAACGTCCAACACGGAGGAGTACTCGGACGAGGACGACTCCGACAACGAGGGCACCGACGAcatgggcggcggcgcggacgagcgagggaagaggaagaggacgtcGGAAGGTGGCGCCGCGGCTGGTTCTGGCGGCGACGCCGGGAGCGGCAAGATGATGAGGTTCTTCGAGGGGCTGATGAAGCAGGTGATGGAGCGTCAGGAGGCGATGCAGCAGCGGTTCCTGGAGGCCATCGAGAAGCGGGAGCAGGACCGCATGATCCGCGAGGAGGCGTGGCGGAGGCAGGAGATGGCGCGCCTGGCGCGCGAGCAGGAGATCCTCGGGCAGGAGCGCGCCATGGCTGCTACCCGCGACGCCGCTGTGCTCTCCTTCATACAGAAGATCACCGGGCAGACCATCCCCATGCCGTCCATCGCCGCTCAGGCCATTACATtcatgccaccgccgccgccttcgcaGCCTCACGCCACGCCCATAGCATACTCCGCCGCGCCAGTTCATCCACGACCGCCGTCTTCGCAGCCACCTGCCACGCACTCGCCGCCTCAACCTCAACCCTCGCCACGGCAGCAGAAGCCGCCAACAATGCCGCCCGTGACGCCGCAGCCGCACAAGTCGCCGGCTCCAGCGACGCCACAGCTACAGCAGCAAGCGCCGGTCGTAAATTCAAGCTGCATGGACATCGTCGTGGCGCCCCCCTCCGAAGCTCCGCACGACTCGTCGGGGTACGACGGGTCCGGTGGCGGCAGCGGACCGGCATCGTCGCGGTGGCCCAAGGCGGAGGTGCACGCGCTGATCCAACTGCGGAGCAACCTGGACATGAGGTACCAAGAGGCCGGGCCCAAGGGACCGCTCTGGGAAGAGATCTCCGCCGGCATGCGGCGGATGGGCTACAACCGGAGCTCCAAGCGGTGCAAGGAGAAGTGGGAGAACATCAACAAGTACTTCAAGAAGGTGAAGGAGAGCAACAAGAAGCGGCCCGAGGACTCCAAGACGTGCCCCTACTTCCACCAGCTCGAGGCGCTCTACCGCAACAAGGCGGCGCTCGGCTCCCCCTCCGGCGCCGGCGGCGCACTGGCTTTGCCGCCGCCCGCAGTGCACGCCAATGCAGCTCCCCAGGAGCGCATCGAGGCGTTCACCGTCGCGGCGCCGATCTCGCAGACGGCTCCACAGCAGCCACCTGTGGCCAAGAACGACGCTAGCAACGCCGGGAACGGGAACGGTAATGGCGGCGGCGTGTCGGCAGGAGTCTCCGGGGGAGTGCAAAGGCTGGCGGCGAGCAACGGCGGCAGCAGGTTCGTCTTCAGcgaagcaggcggcgacgcggcggcgaAAAAG CCAGAAGGCATTATGAAGGAGACGACGATGGAGCAGAGGCAGCCACAGCCGCAGCCGCAGGCGGCGCAGCAGGCGGCGATCAACAGCTACAAccgtacgggcggcggcggcgccgagagCGACAACatggacgaggacgacgaggacgaggacgactacgaggacgaggacgaggaggacgacCTCGACGGCAACAAAACGCAGTACAAGATCCAGTTCCAGGGGCAGCAACAACATCAGAATCAGCATCAACAGCACCACCACAACGTTGTCAGGCCGAACGCCACCTCGTCCGGCGGCGGCAACCCGCCTGGCGCTGCCGCTCCCAGCGCGCCGGCGGCTGCAACGACGACAGCCGGATCGTTCCTGGGCATGGTCCAGTAG
- the LOC123125033 gene encoding trihelix transcription factor GTL1 isoform X2, with the protein MQQQQQPQHQGGGRGQQFGLHTPEMPPFSPSRTTGQQRISMAEAPSPISSRPPAPGPPPPQQQQLNNELAGAGAVAFDEEALAAGEEGLGGGAGGNRWPRQETLALLKIRSDMDAAFRDATLKGPLWEEVSRKLAEEGYRRNAKKCKEKFENVHKYYKRTKDSRAGRNDGKTYRFFRQLEAMQSTAAPTASAPPPATAVGVPGVVVPTAVRPLAEPPPVGAAAAATAGLPTPVVVGNLSFSTSNTEEYSDEDDSDNEGTDDMGGGADERGKRKRTSEGGAAAGSGGDAGSGKMMRFFEGLMKQVMERQEAMQQRFLEAIEKREQDRMIREEAWRRQEMARLAREQEILGQERAMAATRDAAVLSFIQKITGQTIPMPSIAAQAITFMPPPPPSQPHATPIAYSAAPVHPRPPSSQPPATHSPPQPQPSPRQQKPPTMPPVTPQPHKSPAPATPQLQQQAPVVNSSCMDIVVAPPSEAPHDSSGYDGSGGGSGPASSRWPKAEVHALIQLRSNLDMRYQEAGPKGPLWEEISAGMRRMGYNRSSKRCKEKWENINKYFKKVKESNKKRPEDSKTCPYFHQLEALYRNKAALGSPSGAGGALALPPPAVHANAAPQERIEAFTVAAPISQTAPQQPPVAKNDASNAGNGNGNGGGVSAGVSGGVQRLAASNGGSRFVFSEAGGDAAAKKKAL; encoded by the exons atgcagcagcagcagcaaccgcaGCATCAGGGTGGAGGCCGGGGGCAGCAGTTCGGCCTGCATACCCCAGAGATGCCGCCATTCTCGCCGTCCAGGACCACCGGCCAGCAGCGGATCTCGATGGCCGAGGCGCCCTCGCCCATCAGCAGCCGCCCGCCGGCgcctgggccgccgccgccgcagcagcagcagctcaacaACGAGCTAGCAGGTGCCGGCGCTGTGGCCTTCGACGAAGAGGCGCTCGCGGCCGGCGAGGAAGGTttgggcggcggcgctggaggaaacCGGTGGCCGCGGCAGGAGACCCTGGCGCTGCTCAAGATCCGGTCGGACATGGACGCCGCCTTCCGGGACGCCACCCTCAAGGGCCCACTCTGGGAAGAGGTCTCCAG GAAGCTGGCCGAGGAGGGGTACAGGCGGAACGCTAAGAAGTGCAAGGAGAAGTTCGAGAACGTTCACAAGTACTACAAGCGCACCAAGGACAGCCGCGCCGGCCGCAACGACGGCAAGACGTACCGCTTCTTCCGACAGCTCGAGGCGATGCAAAGCACGGCGGCTCCGACGGCATCGGCCCCGCCGCCAGCGACAGCCGTTGGAGTGCCTGGGGTGGTGGTCCCCACGGCCGTACGCCCCCTCGCCGAGCCGCCGCCTGTTGGTGCCGCGGCCGCCGCTACGGCTGGCCTGCCGACGCCGGTGGTGGTGGGCAACTTGAGCTTCTCAACGTCCAACACGGAGGAGTACTCGGACGAGGACGACTCCGACAACGAGGGCACCGACGAcatgggcggcggcgcggacgagcgagggaagaggaagaggacgtcGGAAGGTGGCGCCGCGGCTGGTTCTGGCGGCGACGCCGGGAGCGGCAAGATGATGAGGTTCTTCGAGGGGCTGATGAAGCAGGTGATGGAGCGTCAGGAGGCGATGCAGCAGCGGTTCCTGGAGGCCATCGAGAAGCGGGAGCAGGACCGCATGATCCGCGAGGAGGCGTGGCGGAGGCAGGAGATGGCGCGCCTGGCGCGCGAGCAGGAGATCCTCGGGCAGGAGCGCGCCATGGCTGCTACCCGCGACGCCGCTGTGCTCTCCTTCATACAGAAGATCACCGGGCAGACCATCCCCATGCCGTCCATCGCCGCTCAGGCCATTACATtcatgccaccgccgccgccttcgcaGCCTCACGCCACGCCCATAGCATACTCCGCCGCGCCAGTTCATCCACGACCGCCGTCTTCGCAGCCACCTGCCACGCACTCGCCGCCTCAACCTCAACCCTCGCCACGGCAGCAGAAGCCGCCAACAATGCCGCCCGTGACGCCGCAGCCGCACAAGTCGCCGGCTCCAGCGACGCCACAGCTACAGCAGCAAGCGCCGGTCGTAAATTCAAGCTGCATGGACATCGTCGTGGCGCCCCCCTCCGAAGCTCCGCACGACTCGTCGGGGTACGACGGGTCCGGTGGCGGCAGCGGACCGGCATCGTCGCGGTGGCCCAAGGCGGAGGTGCACGCGCTGATCCAACTGCGGAGCAACCTGGACATGAGGTACCAAGAGGCCGGGCCCAAGGGACCGCTCTGGGAAGAGATCTCCGCCGGCATGCGGCGGATGGGCTACAACCGGAGCTCCAAGCGGTGCAAGGAGAAGTGGGAGAACATCAACAAGTACTTCAAGAAGGTGAAGGAGAGCAACAAGAAGCGGCCCGAGGACTCCAAGACGTGCCCCTACTTCCACCAGCTCGAGGCGCTCTACCGCAACAAGGCGGCGCTCGGCTCCCCCTCCGGCGCCGGCGGCGCACTGGCTTTGCCGCCGCCCGCAGTGCACGCCAATGCAGCTCCCCAGGAGCGCATCGAGGCGTTCACCGTCGCGGCGCCGATCTCGCAGACGGCTCCACAGCAGCCACCTGTGGCCAAGAACGACGCTAGCAACGCCGGGAACGGGAACGGTAATGGCGGCGGCGTGTCGGCAGGAGTCTCCGGGGGAGTGCAAAGGCTGGCGGCGAGCAACGGCGGCAGCAGGTTCGTCTTCAGcgaagcaggcggcgacgcggcggcgaAAAAG AAGGCATTATGA
- the LOC123078610 gene encoding protein FAR1-RELATED SEQUENCE 6-like has translation MDDGTCIVQESSDMSISSDDDGIKQQKKSNVEVEHDLGEAQPDVSLGDPELGMTFGNENEVREYYTQYAKAKGFGVTRRSSNSDDNGQLRYLTLSCSRHGKTQSNSRNMLKPNPSAGLGCKAKINVTRGPDGKLYLSKVILDHNHALSPLKSRLFRCNKRLDYHVKRKLELNDRAGIRVNKNFNSFVVAADGHHNLTFGEKDSRNFLEKIRRLKLGSGDAEAVRDYFIKMQSDNPNFFSVMDVDDESRLRNVFWADARSRAVYDSFHDVITFDTTYLMNKYDMPFACFVGVNHHGQSVLLGCALLSNEDTGTFVWLFQAWLTCMSNRQPKAIVTDQAKAIQNGVEVVFPESRYRWCLWHIMKKIPEKLGGYDEYDRIKVAVGNAVYDSLTVAEFEVAWMHMIEKYDLGDNEWLKGLYNYRHRWVPAFVKDAFWAGMSTTQRSESMNAFFDGYVNAKTTLKHFVSQYENALRDKVEKENVADFNSFNSTIPCITRFDIEKQFQSIYTNSKFKEFQEELTDIMYCDRKFIQKEGAIETYEITEDVLIDEEKGWRKDILYHVYFNEEEFEVKCSCRRFEFRGILCRHVLCVLTQKKIKEVPPQYILARWKKNVKRKHNFIRCTYGGMEDSPIAKRFDSLCNSFYPVAEIGAMSDDAHNSLIEDLRTLKIKYSSNSSSENNNDKVGTQEDSPSNGKATGKTILSPIAVRCAGRPPSVRKESKVDKLIRQANEKKKKKEQMEKKKAAIKEKKEAEKEVSFRILHFSVVKKKT, from the coding sequence ATGGATGATGGAACTTGTATTGTTCAAGAATCAAGTGACATGTCTATTTCAAGCGACGATGATGGCATTAAGCAGCAGAAGAAAAGCAATGTGGAAGTTGAACATGACCTTGGTGAAGCCCAACCAGATGTGTCACTTGGAGATCCTGAACTGGGGATGACCTTTGGTAATGAGAATGAGGTGCGAGAGTATTATACCCAGTATGCTAAAGCAAAAGGCTTTGGTGTGACGAGAAGAAGTTCAAACAGTGATGATAATGGACAATTGAGGTACCTTACACTTTCCTGCAGCCGTCATGGTAAGACTCAGTCCAACTCAAGAAATATGTTGAAGCCAAATCCATCAGCCGGGTTAGGATGCAAAGCTAAAATTAATGTTACTCGTGGTCCTGATGGGAAGTTGTACCTTTCGAAGGTCATATTGGATCATAATCATGCATTAAGTCCACTAAAATCTCGGTTATTTAGATGCAACAAAAGGTTAGACTACCATGTTAAGCGAAAGCTTGAGTTGAATGACAGAGCCGGAATTCGGGTAAACAAGAACTTCAATTCTTTTGTTGTGGCAGCAGATGGTCATCATAACCTAACTTTTGGTGAGAAAGATTCTCGTAATTTTCTAGAGAAAATAAGGAGGCTGAAACTTGGCAGTGGTGATGCTGAAGCGGTTCGTGACTACTTTATTAAAATGCAATCCGACAACCCAAACTTTTTTAGTGTAATGGATGTTGATGATGAATCCCGACTTAGGAATGTATTTTGGGCTGATGCCAGAAGTAGGGCAGTGTATGACTCTTTTCATGATGTCATTACTTTTGATACGACATATTTGATGAACAAATATGATATGCCGTTTGCTTGTTTTGTCGGAGTGAATCATCATGGCCAATCAGTTTTGCTAGGATGTGCTTTATTATCAAATGAAGATACTGGAACATTTGTTTGGTTATTTCAAGCATGGCTCACATGTATGTCAAATCGTCAACCAAAAGCAATTGTCACGGATCAAGCAAAAGCAATTCAGAATGGTGTGGAAGTAGTTTTTCCGGAATCTCGATACAGATGGTGCTTGTGGCACATAATGAAAAAGATACCCGAGAAGCTAGGTGGGTATGATGAATATGATCGCATCAAGGTTGCTGTTGGCAATGCGGTCTATGATTCATTAACAGTTGCAGAGTTTGAAGTTGCTTGGATGCATATGATTGAGAAGTATGATCTTGGTGATAATGAATGGCTTAAAGGGCTTTACAACTATCGACACCGTTGGGTTCCAGCATTTGTGAAAGATGCCTTTTGGGCAGgtatgtctactacacaacgtaGTGAGAGTATGAATGCCTTCTTTGATGGATATGTTAATGCAAAAACTACATTGAAGCATTTTGTTAGCCAATATGAGAATGCTCTTCGTGATAAAGTTGAGAAGGAGAATGTTGCTGATTTCAATTctttcaattcaaccataccttgTATCACACGCTTTGACATTGAGAAGCAATTTCAGTCAATCTATACAAAttcaaagttcaaagaatttcaagaaGAGCTAACAGATATTATGTATTGTGATCGGAAGTTTATACAAAAAGAAGGGGCAATAGAAACATATGAAATAACCGAGGATGTGCTAATTGACGAAGAAAAAGGATGGAGAAAGGATATTCTGTACCATGTATATTTCAATGAGGAAGAGTTCGAAGTTAAGTGTTCATGTCGCCGCTTTGAGTTCAGAGGTATTCTCTGTAGGCATGTGTTGTGTGTGCTTACTCAAAAGAAAATCAAGGAGGTTCCTCCACAATACATCCTTGCTCGGTGGAAAAAAAATGTGAAAAGAAAACATAACTTTATCAGATGCACATACGGGGGGATGGAAGACAGTCCTATTGCCAAACGCTTTGATAGcttgtgcaattctttctaccCAGTTGCAGAGATAGGTGCCATGTCGGATGATGCACACAATTCCTTGATCGAAGATCTTCGCACCTTGAAAATTAAGTACAGCAGCAACTCAAGTTCTGAAAATAACAATGATAAGGTTGGTACACAGGAAGATTCACCTTCCAATGGGAAGGCAACAGGTAAAACTATACTGAGTCCAATAGCTGTTAGATGTGCTGGACGCCCTCCTTCGGTGAGAAAAGAATCTAAGGTTGATAAGCTTATTCGCCAAGCAaacgaaaagaagaagaaaaaagaacaaatGGAGAAGAAAAAGGCTGCAATAAAGGAGAAGAAGGAAGCTGAAAAAGAGGTATCATTTCGAATATTACATTTTTCAGTTGTGAAAAAGAAGACCTAA